The Fluviicola sp. genome contains a region encoding:
- a CDS encoding YgiQ family radical SAM protein, which translates to MDIERPITDWLPLTKKEVEKRGWDELDVVLISGDAYVDHPAFGTAVIGRIIESEGFKIGVIAQPNWRDDLRDFKKLGKPKYFFGVTAGCMDSMVNHYTAGKRLRSTDAYTPGGVSGFRPDYATTVYTKILKELYPDVPVLIGGIEASLRRVTHYDYWKNELMPSILVDSGADLLVYGMGEQPLRDLLRLLKKGVPFSSLTTINQVAFIQDSSKELPKNKQWETVELASHEVCKKDKLAYAANFKIVEVESNKLKANRITQQIGSQTLVINPPYRTMTEKEMDQSFDMPYTRLPHPKYKKRGAIPAYEMIKFSINMHRGCFGGCSFCTISAHQGKFIASRSEKSILNEIDEVVKHPEFKGYLSDIGGPSANMYRMKGKVEAICERCSSPSCIHPVICNNLDTSHKAMTDLYRKIDAHPKIKKAFVGSGIRYDLLVDDFNKNNEDGNHDEYIEQLITRHVSGRLKVAPEHTSDATLRVMRKPSFKYFHKFKEKYDRISQKNQLNQPLIPYFISSHPGCEEADMANLAAETKDMGFQLEQVQDFTPTPMTVSEVIYYTGVHPYTLKPIYTAKGADEKKNQNRFFFWYKRENRDWIKDRLTKAKRPELISQLLGDQPSQTMNSGKRNSGNSSKSGANVPNWLSERRKKK; encoded by the coding sequence ATGGATATTGAAAGACCGATAACAGACTGGTTGCCACTTACTAAGAAAGAAGTTGAAAAAAGAGGTTGGGACGAGCTCGATGTTGTCCTGATTTCCGGTGATGCGTATGTAGATCACCCGGCTTTCGGTACGGCAGTTATCGGACGGATTATCGAAAGTGAAGGCTTTAAGATCGGTGTGATAGCGCAGCCAAACTGGAGAGACGATTTACGTGATTTCAAGAAACTGGGTAAACCCAAATATTTCTTCGGTGTAACGGCAGGTTGTATGGATTCGATGGTGAATCACTATACGGCCGGAAAACGTTTGCGCTCCACGGATGCGTACACTCCGGGAGGTGTTTCCGGTTTTCGCCCGGATTACGCCACGACGGTTTACACCAAAATCCTGAAAGAACTGTATCCGGATGTTCCGGTGCTGATCGGTGGCATTGAAGCGTCACTGAGAAGAGTCACGCATTACGATTACTGGAAGAACGAACTGATGCCATCCATTTTGGTGGATTCCGGGGCGGATTTGCTGGTCTATGGAATGGGTGAACAGCCTTTGCGTGATTTACTCCGTTTGTTGAAAAAAGGAGTTCCGTTCAGTTCATTGACTACGATCAACCAGGTGGCATTTATCCAGGATTCCTCCAAAGAATTACCGAAAAACAAGCAATGGGAAACGGTTGAACTGGCGAGCCATGAAGTTTGCAAGAAAGATAAACTGGCCTATGCAGCCAATTTCAAGATTGTTGAGGTGGAATCCAATAAACTGAAGGCGAATCGCATTACACAGCAAATCGGTTCACAGACTTTGGTGATCAATCCGCCGTACCGAACCATGACCGAAAAGGAAATGGACCAGTCATTCGACATGCCGTATACGCGTTTGCCGCATCCGAAATACAAGAAGCGCGGAGCAATTCCTGCTTACGAAATGATCAAGTTTTCGATCAATATGCACCGGGGTTGTTTCGGAGGTTGCAGTTTTTGTACGATTTCCGCCCACCAGGGGAAATTCATTGCTTCCCGCTCTGAAAAAAGCATTCTGAACGAAATCGATGAGGTGGTAAAACACCCGGAATTTAAAGGCTATTTGTCGGATATCGGTGGTCCTTCCGCAAACATGTACCGCATGAAAGGAAAGGTGGAGGCAATCTGCGAACGTTGCTCAAGTCCGAGTTGTATTCACCCGGTGATTTGCAACAACCTGGATACTTCTCACAAGGCAATGACCGATTTGTATCGCAAGATCGACGCACATCCGAAGATTAAAAAAGCCTTTGTGGGCTCAGGAATCCGCTACGATTTGCTGGTAGATGATTTCAATAAAAATAACGAGGACGGTAATCACGATGAGTACATCGAGCAGTTGATTACACGGCACGTAAGCGGCCGGTTAAAAGTTGCTCCGGAACACACTTCCGATGCCACTTTGAGAGTCATGCGCAAGCCGTCGTTCAAGTATTTCCACAAATTCAAAGAGAAGTACGACCGTATTTCGCAAAAGAACCAACTGAACCAGCCGTTGATTCCTTACTTCATTTCTTCCCACCCGGGTTGTGAGGAAGCGGATATGGCAAACCTGGCAGCAGAAACAAAAGACATGGGCTTCCAGCTGGAACAGGTACAGGATTTCACACCGACACCGATGACCGTTTCAGAAGTGATTTATTACACAGGAGTTCATCCGTATACGCTGAAACCTATTTATACGGCAAAAGGTGCTGATGAAAAGAAAAATCAGAATCGCTTTTTCTTCTGGTACAAGCGGGAAAACCGGGATTGGATCAAGGATCGTTTGACAAAGGCTAAAAGACCGGAGCTAATCTCCCAGTTATTGGGAGATCAACCCAGCCAAACTATGAATAGTGGTAAAAGAAATAGCGGCAATTCTTCGAAATCCGGCGCTAATGTACCTAATTGGTTGAGTGAGCGCAGGAAGAAAAAGTAA
- a CDS encoding NAD(P)H-dependent glycerol-3-phosphate dehydrogenase has product MNKRMKTVGVIGGGSWATALVKILCNNFAQVNWFVRREDQVAHIMRYKHNPTYLQSVEFDLNKIHVSNNLEEIIKRCDVLIVATPSAFLVELFKETTPELFKGKIVFSAVKGIVPEYNAIPARFFHKTFGTPYKDIGIICGPCHAEEVALERLSYLTIACQHEGIATEMARMLACRYIKTTTSDDLFGTELSAVLKNVYALASGICAGLGYGDNFQSVLIANAIQEIENFIDEVSPIHRDVKSSAYLGDLLVTAYSKFSRNRTFGFMIGKGYSVKTAQLEMDMIAEGYYATKCVKEINKKFQVEMPILEAVYNILYEKISPVIEMKILCDKLA; this is encoded by the coding sequence ATGAATAAGCGAATGAAAACCGTTGGTGTCATTGGAGGAGGTAGTTGGGCTACTGCTTTGGTGAAGATATTGTGCAACAATTTTGCGCAGGTAAACTGGTTTGTTCGACGGGAAGATCAGGTAGCTCACATCATGAGATACAAACACAATCCTACTTATTTACAGTCAGTTGAATTCGACCTGAACAAAATCCATGTTTCCAATAATCTGGAAGAAATTATCAAACGCTGCGACGTATTGATCGTTGCAACTCCGTCTGCTTTTTTGGTCGAATTATTCAAAGAAACAACCCCGGAACTTTTCAAAGGAAAGATCGTTTTTTCGGCAGTAAAAGGAATTGTTCCGGAATACAATGCCATTCCGGCGCGTTTTTTCCACAAGACTTTCGGAACTCCCTACAAAGATATCGGGATTATTTGTGGGCCGTGCCACGCAGAAGAAGTAGCATTGGAGCGTTTGTCATATCTCACAATTGCTTGTCAGCACGAAGGAATTGCAACAGAAATGGCCCGTATGCTGGCTTGCCGTTATATCAAAACCACTACCTCTGACGATTTATTCGGAACAGAACTTTCAGCGGTTTTGAAGAACGTATATGCGCTTGCTTCCGGTATTTGTGCCGGATTGGGTTATGGAGATAATTTCCAGTCCGTTTTGATCGCAAACGCTATCCAGGAAATCGAAAATTTCATCGATGAAGTGAGCCCGATCCACCGCGATGTGAAATCATCCGCTTACCTGGGGGATTTACTTGTAACCGCTTATTCCAAATTCTCCCGCAACCGGACCTTCGGTTTCATGATCGGAAAAGGATATTCCGTAAAAACGGCGCAATTGGAAATGGACATGATCGCGGAAGGATATTACGCCACCAAGTGCGTGAAGGAAATCAACAAAAAATTCCAGGTAGAAATGCCGATCCTCGAAGCCGTTTACAACATTCTCTACGAAAAGATCTCTCCGGTAATCGAGATGAAAATTTTGTGTGATAAACTGGCTTAA
- a CDS encoding helix-turn-helix transcriptional regulator, protein MNFPRLPIEKFDENGLLQAFYINRFSEHLKKYHSDINHPHKHDFYLTVFFEKGSGRHDIDFNAYSIQPNSVFFLQPEQIHHWEFEEEAEGWIFFHSEDFYKLYVTHFELYQWPFFQSRDSNPKLDIAGDQAALLQQRFAEMMSEYKENTKHSFLKIASLSQLIYADLARIYGEQTSSGLPKNNLYQDHFHRFIKLLDEHYMEHKNASFYASELAMTTKHLHRVCLSCAGKSTSQLIAERLILEAKRKLVSDSKSIQEIADDLGFENYPYFHLFFKKHAGETPKQFRERN, encoded by the coding sequence ATGAATTTTCCGCGACTTCCCATAGAAAAATTTGACGAAAACGGCTTACTGCAAGCTTTTTATATTAATCGTTTTTCAGAACATTTGAAAAAATACCATTCGGACATTAACCATCCGCACAAGCATGATTTCTACCTGACCGTCTTTTTTGAAAAGGGTTCGGGAAGACACGACATTGATTTCAACGCTTATTCCATTCAGCCGAACAGCGTGTTCTTTTTGCAGCCCGAACAGATCCATCACTGGGAATTTGAAGAAGAAGCGGAGGGCTGGATTTTTTTCCATTCGGAAGATTTCTATAAATTGTATGTGACGCATTTCGAGTTATACCAATGGCCGTTCTTTCAATCCAGGGATTCCAATCCGAAACTGGACATTGCCGGAGATCAGGCAGCCTTATTGCAACAGCGCTTTGCGGAAATGATGTCGGAATACAAAGAGAATACGAAGCACTCTTTCCTGAAAATTGCAAGCCTCAGCCAGTTGATTTATGCGGATCTTGCCAGGATTTACGGAGAGCAAACTTCCTCAGGCCTTCCGAAGAACAACCTGTACCAGGATCATTTTCACCGCTTTATCAAACTCCTGGACGAACACTACATGGAACATAAAAATGCTTCGTTCTATGCTTCCGAACTGGCCATGACGACCAAACACCTGCACCGGGTTTGTTTATCGTGTGCCGGGAAAAGCACTTCGCAACTGATTGCCGAACGATTGATCCTGGAAGCTAAGCGGAAACTGGTCAGCGATTCGAAAAGTATCCAGGAAATTGCCGATGATCTGGGTTTTGAGAATTACCCGTATTTTCATTTGTTTTTTAAAAAACATGCAGGAGAAACACCGAAACAGTTCCGGGAACGAAATTGA
- a CDS encoding response regulator transcription factor: MGGEGRTIRIAIAEDQSIFRNGLAKLLNDIEGFEVVLAVENGQLLIDALHTTPIDLALIDFRMPVKNGIEATKEIREKFPEIKVLLLSMYDDVEFVELAIENGANGYLSKDDDAEEIQMAIRSAVETGYYLNDRTSKMFIAKMVHSGKIQPMFETSSGIFNENELVILELICSEMTTQEIADKLFKSRRTIESARTMMMNKVGARNVVGLVMYAIQNGMVKPK, encoded by the coding sequence ATGGGAGGCGAAGGAAGAACAATAAGAATTGCAATTGCGGAAGATCAGTCTATTTTCAGAAATGGCCTGGCGAAATTATTGAATGATATTGAAGGATTCGAAGTGGTGTTGGCGGTTGAGAACGGCCAGTTGCTCATAGATGCCTTGCACACAACGCCGATCGACCTGGCATTGATCGACTTCCGGATGCCGGTGAAAAACGGAATCGAAGCCACGAAGGAAATCCGGGAAAAATTTCCGGAAATAAAAGTATTGCTGCTGTCCATGTATGACGATGTGGAATTTGTGGAGCTGGCCATTGAAAACGGGGCGAACGGCTACTTATCCAAAGACGATGATGCAGAAGAAATCCAAATGGCGATCCGGTCGGCGGTAGAAACCGGTTATTATCTGAACGATCGTACATCCAAAATGTTTATTGCCAAAATGGTTCACTCCGGAAAAATTCAGCCCATGTTTGAAACAAGTTCAGGGATTTTCAATGAAAACGAATTGGTAATCCTGGAATTGATCTGTAGTGAAATGACCACGCAGGAAATCGCTGATAAATTATTTAAAAGCCGCCGGACCATCGAAAGCGCGCGTACCATGATGATGAATAAAGTAGGAGCAAGAAACGTAGTAGGTTTGGTAATGTATGCAATTCAGAATGGAATGGTGAAACCAAAGTAA
- a CDS encoding DUF4349 domain-containing protein encodes MKRSINPYLFAGLFAIPMLIFSCSQSMESKNSPESGNASSIQSEEQSSGLKSTASADEVQQKKTEESSLKKKLIKTGNLILESKHIEKSKAHLDWAIKSLDGYYDNEQFSKSGYEYRYSLTVRVPAKNFDRMLRAIQGGGDEIVSKNIKTDDVSAEYVDLEARLKSKRAYLARYEAFLTKAKTMDELLQIQEQIRALIEEIESQEARLHFLDDQVGYSTLDIELYKTVSQPVVTSEEPGFWEKAKNSIANGWTGIVVLFLGLLSIWPLLLILVPAGVYGYRKLKNQKK; translated from the coding sequence ATGAAAAGATCAATCAATCCGTACCTGTTTGCCGGCCTATTTGCTATTCCGATGCTTATTTTTTCCTGTTCGCAGAGCATGGAATCCAAAAACTCACCTGAATCGGGAAACGCCTCTTCCATTCAATCCGAAGAGCAATCTTCCGGCTTAAAATCAACCGCTTCTGCAGACGAAGTGCAACAGAAAAAAACGGAAGAATCTTCCTTAAAGAAAAAGCTGATCAAAACCGGGAACCTGATTCTAGAGTCTAAGCACATTGAAAAGAGTAAAGCCCACCTGGATTGGGCAATTAAATCCCTGGACGGTTATTACGACAATGAACAATTCAGTAAGTCGGGTTATGAATACCGCTACTCGTTAACGGTTCGTGTTCCGGCAAAAAATTTCGACCGGATGCTCCGGGCCATTCAGGGTGGCGGGGACGAAATCGTATCCAAAAACATCAAAACCGATGATGTCAGCGCGGAATATGTAGACCTGGAAGCACGGCTAAAAAGCAAAAGAGCATACCTGGCACGTTATGAAGCTTTCCTCACGAAAGCTAAAACCATGGATGAACTCCTGCAGATCCAGGAACAAATCCGGGCGTTGATCGAGGAAATTGAAAGCCAGGAAGCAAGACTCCATTTTTTGGATGACCAGGTCGGTTACAGCACACTCGACATCGAACTATACAAAACCGTTAGCCAGCCGGTTGTGACATCAGAAGAACCGGGATTTTGGGAGAAAGCCAAAAATTCCATTGCAAACGGATGGACCGGGATCGTGGTGCTTTTCCTCGGATTGCTTTCCATCTGGCCATTGCTTTTGATTTTAGTTCCTGCAGGTGTTTACGGTTACAGAAAGCTGAAAAATCAGAAGAAATAA
- a CDS encoding DUF2892 domain-containing protein, with protein MIGFIIRSVIAAGMLFLTFYSFYTGYWGWGISLIIPLALVILSFFYNENLAFTLNHMRTGNQDKAQRAINRITAPQYILSKRQRAYVIYMQALLNAQSLPHVKVEGMLRQAIQLGLKRGHDKAMARMHLAGICVQTGRRQEAVTLLAEAKKMDDSGMLKDQIKMMQSQLQNAPSKNQMRMAQMMGGRKKMPKMR; from the coding sequence ATGATTGGATTTATTATTCGCAGTGTGATCGCTGCAGGAATGTTATTCTTAACTTTTTACTCTTTTTACACCGGTTATTGGGGTTGGGGAATCTCCCTGATCATTCCGCTTGCACTGGTGATCCTTTCTTTCTTTTACAACGAGAACCTGGCTTTTACGCTGAATCACATGCGTACCGGAAACCAGGACAAGGCACAGCGTGCTATCAACCGCATTACAGCACCGCAATACATTCTTTCAAAACGCCAGAGAGCTTATGTGATTTACATGCAGGCGCTTTTGAACGCTCAGTCGCTTCCACACGTAAAAGTAGAAGGAATGCTTCGCCAGGCTATTCAGTTGGGATTGAAAAGAGGTCACGACAAAGCAATGGCACGTATGCACCTGGCTGGAATCTGTGTTCAAACAGGACGCAGACAGGAAGCTGTAACCTTGTTGGCTGAAGCAAAGAAAATGGATGACAGCGGCATGTTGAAGGACCAGATCAAGATGATGCAGAGTCAATTGCAGAATGCTCCTTCCAAAAACCAAATGCGTATGGCGCAAATGATGGGCGGTCGTAAGAAAATGCCTAAAATGCGCTAA
- a CDS encoding DUF983 domain-containing protein, giving the protein MSSYKALLNGTCPICGKGQIFETKGSLLHLKAPKMHERCSECNYKFDKEPGYFFGAMYISYGMAIAELIAVFLVINWFIPLGWLFGIMFTILVLTMFFNYRVSRILWVHIFHE; this is encoded by the coding sequence ATGTCAAGTTATAAAGCATTGCTCAACGGAACCTGCCCGATATGCGGAAAAGGTCAAATATTTGAAACAAAAGGATCTTTGCTTCATTTGAAAGCTCCGAAAATGCACGAACGCTGTTCCGAATGTAACTACAAGTTTGATAAAGAACCGGGTTACTTCTTCGGTGCCATGTACATCAGCTACGGGATGGCTATCGCGGAATTAATAGCTGTTTTCCTGGTGATCAACTGGTTCATCCCGCTTGGATGGCTTTTCGGGATCATGTTTACCATTTTGGTACTGACCATGTTCTTCAACTACCGCGTTTCCCGCATCCTTTGGGTCCATATTTTTCATGAGTAA
- a CDS encoding ATP-binding protein — MAQQVSSNLGLFLIIGTLAMFIMALSIIVFAVLYQQKMRRKKQEMIQLELNYKNEMVQATLDAKEIEQRRIAIELHDDIGSSLTALKLSFASLPIDDDERRLLNEGVQITINKVRSLSNRLLPTILEELGLIPAVKSLVNTLTQQITGIHFSVIAVNDPKHPAQTREVSLAVYRILQELINNILKYAEATVIEITLEQNEEGIRMTLIDNGKGFIPTKEDKLKSQSLGLKNIESRGQQIGAEITYQLMEPGTKVTLTWEAKEEQ; from the coding sequence ATGGCTCAGCAGGTATCGTCTAACTTAGGGCTTTTTCTCATCATTGGTACTCTGGCAATGTTTATCATGGCTTTGAGTATCATCGTGTTTGCAGTTTTGTACCAACAGAAAATGCGCCGCAAAAAGCAGGAAATGATCCAGCTGGAATTGAATTATAAGAATGAAATGGTGCAGGCTACGCTGGATGCCAAGGAAATAGAACAGCGACGGATTGCCATTGAGTTGCACGACGATATCGGGTCTTCGCTTACGGCACTGAAACTTTCATTTGCTTCCTTGCCGATTGATGATGATGAACGCAGGTTGCTCAATGAAGGTGTGCAAATTACCATCAACAAAGTCCGGAGTTTGTCCAACCGGTTATTGCCGACCATTTTGGAAGAACTGGGATTGATACCGGCGGTAAAAAGTTTGGTCAATACACTGACCCAGCAAATTACGGGAATTCATTTTTCAGTGATTGCAGTAAATGATCCGAAACATCCTGCTCAGACAAGAGAAGTGAGCCTGGCGGTTTACCGTATTTTGCAGGAACTCATCAACAACATTTTGAAATACGCGGAAGCAACGGTTATTGAAATTACACTCGAACAAAACGAGGAAGGTATCCGCATGACGCTTATCGATAACGGAAAAGGGTTTATTCCAACCAAGGAAGATAAACTCAAATCACAAAGTTTAGGATTAAAAAATATTGAAAGCAGGGGACAGCAGATTGGTGCGGAAATTACCTACCAATTAATGGAGCCTGGAACTAAAGTAACTTTAACATGGGAGGCGAAGGAAGAACAATAA
- a CDS encoding class I SAM-dependent methyltransferase, with protein MKSFADFPENYELIDAGGGRKLERWGTITTIRPEHQAYFGAVLSRKEWNNLADWEFIPKSEGSLQGTWKKLNEKAPEQWLFATSGLTFHLRITNNKHVGLFPEQQFNWTFLSEQLDASKRFLNAFAYTGAASVFGRRTGAEVVHCDSVKAMLDWGYQNQIESNLNGIKWVHEDALKFIRREVKRGNKYDIVQLDPPAWGLGAKGEKWKLEELLGPLIGEAIQLLYESGTLILNTYSPKVDIPFIQKLTKELSIPGKQVSNSELWFKTTSGKELYYGIVTRIINY; from the coding sequence ATGAAATCTTTTGCTGATTTTCCGGAAAACTACGAGCTCATCGATGCGGGTGGCGGAAGGAAATTAGAACGCTGGGGAACTATTACTACCATTCGCCCGGAACACCAGGCTTATTTTGGAGCCGTTCTTTCACGAAAAGAATGGAACAACCTGGCAGACTGGGAATTCATTCCAAAATCGGAAGGCTCTTTACAGGGAACCTGGAAGAAACTCAATGAAAAAGCTCCTGAACAGTGGCTGTTTGCTACTTCCGGGCTCACCTTTCATCTGCGGATTACCAACAACAAGCACGTGGGGCTTTTCCCCGAGCAGCAATTCAACTGGACTTTTCTTTCCGAACAGCTGGATGCTTCCAAACGCTTTTTGAATGCTTTTGCCTATACCGGGGCGGCTTCTGTATTCGGGAGAAGAACAGGCGCTGAAGTCGTTCATTGCGACAGTGTTAAAGCCATGCTGGATTGGGGTTATCAAAACCAAATCGAATCAAATCTCAACGGGATCAAATGGGTACACGAAGATGCGCTGAAGTTTATCCGCCGGGAGGTAAAACGGGGCAACAAATACGATATCGTTCAACTCGATCCGCCGGCCTGGGGATTGGGCGCTAAGGGCGAAAAATGGAAACTGGAAGAATTATTGGGACCACTGATCGGTGAAGCCATCCAGTTATTGTATGAATCCGGTACTTTGATCTTAAATACCTACTCCCCTAAAGTTGACATTCCGTTTATTCAAAAGCTCACGAAAGAATTAAGCATTCCCGGAAAACAGGTCAGTAATTCCGAATTGTGGTTCAAGACAACCAGCGGCAAGGAGCTTTATTACGGGATAGTAACCAGAATTATCAATTATTAA
- a CDS encoding SDR family oxidoreductase, whose product MSLLEGKVAFVSGGGSGIGRAIAETYAKEGAKVAIADINEAHGMETVKAITDSGGEAFFMAGDSSKAEDNKRFVDETVAKYGRLDIACNNAGIGGPALPTGEYPIEGWDKVIALNLSGVFYACRYQLEQMEKNGGGNIVNIASIHGTVAAPNSPAYTASKHGVVGLTKNIAAEYGQKNIRCNAVGPGYIETPLLTANLDKDALTYISSKASMNRLGTPQEVADLVTFLSSDKSSFTTGSYFIADGGYTAV is encoded by the coding sequence ATGTCTTTATTAGAAGGAAAAGTCGCTTTCGTTTCAGGAGGTGGCTCAGGAATCGGGCGGGCAATCGCAGAAACCTACGCAAAAGAAGGAGCCAAAGTAGCAATTGCTGATATCAATGAAGCTCATGGTATGGAAACCGTTAAAGCAATTACTGATTCCGGAGGCGAAGCATTCTTTATGGCCGGTGATTCCAGCAAAGCGGAAGACAACAAGCGGTTCGTGGATGAAACCGTAGCTAAGTACGGAAGATTGGACATTGCCTGCAACAATGCCGGAATCGGTGGCCCGGCACTTCCAACCGGTGAATACCCGATTGAGGGCTGGGACAAAGTAATTGCACTGAACTTAAGCGGTGTTTTTTACGCATGCCGTTATCAGCTGGAACAAATGGAGAAAAACGGTGGCGGAAATATCGTTAACATTGCGTCCATTCATGGAACAGTTGCAGCACCAAACAGTCCGGCTTATACCGCTTCCAAGCACGGAGTTGTCGGATTGACCAAAAACATCGCGGCAGAATATGGTCAGAAAAATATCCGCTGTAACGCTGTCGGGCCAGGTTACATTGAAACGCCTTTATTGACGGCAAACCTGGATAAAGATGCCCTGACATACATTTCATCCAAAGCAAGCATGAACCGTTTGGGAACACCCCAGGAAGTTGCCGACCTGGTTACTTTCCTAAGTTCCGACAAGTCCTCATTCACTACCGGAAGCTACTTTATCGCTGACGGAGGTTATACGGCAGTATAA
- a CDS encoding MarR family transcriptional regulator, translating into MIEIENSNMAKLIELIDSIKDMRHIIQAYFKKQLKNNDLGITVEMLEVLMVLSRTSKINQKEIADRVRKNKANLTPIIHKLSLKGLLHRKEDPKDRRNNIISLTEKGKKLCSDYNRNFEEFYANFLKDVDIENMNKTILMFKTIGQQVSKLD; encoded by the coding sequence ATGATTGAAATCGAAAACAGCAATATGGCCAAATTGATCGAGCTCATTGATTCGATCAAAGACATGCGTCACATTATTCAGGCTTACTTCAAAAAACAACTCAAAAACAACGACCTTGGAATTACGGTTGAAATGCTGGAAGTTTTAATGGTGTTATCCCGGACTTCAAAAATCAATCAAAAAGAAATTGCAGACCGCGTTCGAAAAAACAAGGCCAATCTGACACCCATCATCCATAAACTTTCCCTGAAAGGTTTATTGCACCGCAAAGAAGACCCGAAAGACCGGAGAAACAACATCATTTCGCTCACTGAGAAAGGAAAAAAATTGTGCAGCGACTACAACAGGAACTTTGAGGAGTTTTATGCAAACTTTTTGAAGGATGTAGATATTGAAAATATGAACAAAACAATCCTGATGTTTAAAACAATCGGGCAGCAGGTTTCCAAACTGGATTAA
- a CDS encoding DUF3606 domain-containing protein, with product MLHELINKPRVDIHSKVNITYWSGELKCSEEELLYCISKVGSSIAAIESYLHMNKSLLQVWSSRNMAG from the coding sequence ATGTTACACGAACTAATAAACAAACCGAGAGTAGACATTCACAGTAAAGTGAATATTACCTATTGGAGTGGTGAATTGAAGTGTTCTGAAGAAGAGTTGCTTTATTGTATATCGAAGGTCGGTTCTTCGATAGCTGCTATCGAAAGTTACTTACACATGAACAAATCATTGCTGCAGGTTTGGTCTTCGCGCAACATGGCAGGCTAA
- a CDS encoding Rid family hydrolase, whose translation MAEVSRISTNKAPKPVGLYPHARKVGNLLFLSGVGPRVAGSDDIDSAVPGLKLDKNGNFIEFDFEAQCRSVFDNVRIILEESGSSWDQLVDVTVFLVNMKRDFHVYNRVYAEYFKDNLPCRTTVEINSLPTPIAIELKCIATID comes from the coding sequence ATGGCAGAAGTTTCACGTATTTCCACGAATAAGGCACCGAAACCGGTTGGATTGTATCCTCATGCGCGCAAAGTTGGCAACCTCCTTTTTTTATCGGGAGTTGGGCCAAGAGTTGCCGGATCTGACGATATCGACTCAGCTGTTCCGGGATTGAAGCTGGATAAGAACGGGAACTTCATCGAGTTTGATTTTGAGGCACAATGCCGCAGTGTTTTTGACAATGTGCGCATTATCCTGGAAGAATCCGGATCAAGCTGGGACCAGTTGGTTGACGTAACTGTTTTCCTGGTGAATATGAAGCGTGATTTCCATGTTTACAACCGCGTGTATGCGGAGTATTTCAAGGACAATTTACCGTGCAGAACAACGGTTGAGATCAATTCGCTTCCAACTCCTATTGCCATCGAACTAAAGTGTATCGCAACAATTGACTAA